Part of the Pseudomonas abietaniphila genome is shown below.
CGGTGGCAGGACGCATGCCCGGCCACATGAACGTGCTGCTGGCCGAGGCCGAAGTGCCCTACGAGCAGGTGCACGAGATGGAAGAAATCAACATGGAGTTCGGACAGACCGACGTCGTGCTCGTGCTGGGGGCCAACGACGTGGTGAACCCGGCAGCCAAGAATGACCCGAGTTCGCCGATCTCCGGCATGCCGATTCTGGAGGCGTACAAAGCGCGCACCATCATCGTCAACAAGCGTTCGATGGCGGCCGGGTATGCCGGTCTGGATAACGATCTGTTCTATCTGGACAAAACCCTGATGGTGTTCGGCGATGCGAAGAAAGTGATCGAAGACATGACCAAGGCTGTGGACTGAAACGACAACCCCGGAGCATTCAGATGACTCTGTTAAGACACATCCTGTTGACCTCGATCGCGACGTTGACCATCTGCGAAGCAGTCCAGGCGGCGCTGCCTGTTCAGCACATCGATTTCGACAAAATCAGCTTCACCACAACGCAGCTCGCACCGAATGTATACGCGCTGACCGGTTCGCCGGGAATGGACCCGTCTCATCCCGATGCTGCAGGTGGCCGAGTAAGCGTGCTGGTCGGTCCTCAGGGCGTGCTAATGGTCGATGCGTCCTACGCCCAACTCTCCAATAAGCTGCTCGCCACGATCAAGGCGATCAGCCCAGAGCCAGTTCGGTACCTGGTCAACACGCACTTGCACCGGGATCACACCGGCGGCAGCGGCAACATTGTCAAGGCGGGCGCGTTGCTTTTCGCGCGGGAAGAAGAACGCAACGAGTTGTCCGAACAGTTCGCATCCGCAACGGATGGGGCGTCGCAGGAAAGTCTCGCGAGATTGCCTACCGTGACGTACGGCGCAGGCGCTCCAGTCAAGATACGCATGAACGGAGAAGTCATCGACCTGATCCCTGTGCGACCCGCTCACACGGGGGGCGACACAATCGTTCGGTTCGAGAATGCCAACGTCATTATGACGGGCGACTTCTTCCGCAACTACGGGTACCCCTACATCGACGTCGAGAATGGCGGGACCGTGGAAGGCATGCTTGAAGCGCTGGATCAGACCGCCGAGCTGGCGGGGCCGGACACGCTTCTGGTGCCGTGCCATGGCACTGTCTATCACCGCTCCGACATTGTTGCCTACCGCGAACTGATCGTGGCGGTGGAAGAGCGCATCAGGCGTCTGATCGCAGCCGGAAACAGTCGCGCAGACGTAATCGCTGCCAAAGTGACGGCCCCTTACGACAGCAAAATCCCTGGTGGTCTTTACCACCAGCCGGATGGCACCGGGACCAGTGCAGACCGCTTTGTGGCGGAAGTGTTTGACCAGTTGCAGCGCGGCGGCTGAGGCTCACTGCGCCCGCGTTGCCGGTCATACAACAGAAGAGGGCGCGTTTATTCGCGCCCTTTTTTATGCGGGCGGCCCCCACCGCACCCGCGCCTTTTAGCCGTCCAGACACCTCTTTTTTTCGGTCAGTAAGGCCTTGTCCTAAAACGTTGGATATCTGACATTTCAGCTTTTCAGGGTAAGCCGTACTCTTTCTCTACCGACTCTTTCGGCCCAACAAATTTCTGGAGAAACACTATGAGCACTGCATCTAAAGGCACCGCACTGATCACTGGCGCTTCGGCAGGTATCGGCGCGGTTTACGCTGATCGTCTGATCAAGCGCGGCTATGATCTGATCCTGGTTGCACGCAACGAAAAACTTCTGAAAGAAGTGGCCGCTAAAATCGCAGTACCTGGTCGCACTGTCACGACCCTGGTCGCCGATCTGGCCAACAAAGAATCGCTGAAACAGGTTGAGAAAGTCCTGCGTGAAGACGCCAGCATCACTCTGCTGGTCAACAACGCCGGTGTCGGTTCCGTCGCTTCGATTCTCAAAGACAACGTTGAAGAAATGGACGCGATGATCGCCTTGAACATCACCGCGCTCACCCGTCTGACCTATGCAGTAGCACCGGCTTTCGTTGCTCGTGGCACAGGCACCATCGTTAACATTTCCTCGGTGGTCGGCATCGCCGTCGAAATGCTCAACGGCGTCTACAGCGCTTCGAAATCCTACGTACTGAGCTTCGGTCACACCCTGCAACGTGACCTGGCGGACAAAGGCGTTCGCATCCAGAGCGTATTGCCGGGCGCTACCGCTACTGACTTCTGGGACGTTGCCGGTTACGCGCCTCAGAAGGAAGGTGCGAACACCATGCGTGCCACCGATCTGGTAGACGCCGCTCTGGCCGGTCTGGATAAAGGCGAACTGGTCACCATTCCTGGCCTGCAAGATGCTGATGCTCAGGATTGGACTCAGTGGGAAGAAGGTCGCCGCGCGATCTCGAAAAAATTCAGCCACGCAAAACCTGGCGCTCGTTACGGCGTTTGATCCAACCGCCTCTTCGTTCGCGAAACCGAAGGGAGGTCACTCAGTTGGCCTG
Proteins encoded:
- a CDS encoding SDR family NAD(P)-dependent oxidoreductase, whose translation is MSTASKGTALITGASAGIGAVYADRLIKRGYDLILVARNEKLLKEVAAKIAVPGRTVTTLVADLANKESLKQVEKVLREDASITLLVNNAGVGSVASILKDNVEEMDAMIALNITALTRLTYAVAPAFVARGTGTIVNISSVVGIAVEMLNGVYSASKSYVLSFGHTLQRDLADKGVRIQSVLPGATATDFWDVAGYAPQKEGANTMRATDLVDAALAGLDKGELVTIPGLQDADAQDWTQWEEGRRAISKKFSHAKPGARYGV
- a CDS encoding MBL fold metallo-hydrolase, whose amino-acid sequence is MTLLRHILLTSIATLTICEAVQAALPVQHIDFDKISFTTTQLAPNVYALTGSPGMDPSHPDAAGGRVSVLVGPQGVLMVDASYAQLSNKLLATIKAISPEPVRYLVNTHLHRDHTGGSGNIVKAGALLFAREEERNELSEQFASATDGASQESLARLPTVTYGAGAPVKIRMNGEVIDLIPVRPAHTGGDTIVRFENANVIMTGDFFRNYGYPYIDVENGGTVEGMLEALDQTAELAGPDTLLVPCHGTVYHRSDIVAYRELIVAVEERIRRLIAAGNSRADVIAAKVTAPYDSKIPGGLYHQPDGTGTSADRFVAEVFDQLQRGG